AGTTGTTGTTGGCATCTCAAAAGGCACTTCACCTGGAGTGCGGGTGAATTGAGCTTCAATAATAAAGCGCTCATTAACGGGGAAAAATTCGAGGCTAACAAATTTCTTTAATGCATCAGGCACTAAAGGAGAAGTTTCTTTATTTCCGAATTCTTTATTTAAGCTTTTTTGAAATAAAAGGGCTTTTTCTGTCTCAGTTTGGGGCGAAGACGTACAAGCGTACTGTAATAGAATGACAGCACCAAGCATAATCAATCGTTTCATTGTTTTGTTGTTCTGGGTTGGCTGTAAAAATAGCAAAAAAGGTTTGCCTTTAAAAGACAAACCTTTATAATAAATCAGAACAGCAAGATTACTTGATGTGCGCGCGTAACATCCAAGCTGCTTCTTCGTGTTTTTCTAATAATCCCGTTAAGAAATCAGCTGTACCTTGATCGTGCATATCGTCAATGGCATCGATGTTCTCTCTTAAGTAGATGATAATCGCTTCGTGATCTTTGCACAAGTCTTTAATCCATGAAGCACTGTCGTTTCCTTGATTATCTCTTGATTCAGATAGTTGAGTCAAAGCAAGATATTCTTTTAAGCTACTAGGCGCATAATGTCCTAAGTGACGGATTCGCTCTGCAATAGCATCCACGTCTACAATAATAGCTTCATATTGTGATTGAAAGAATAAGTGCATGGAATGAAAGTCAATTCCTTCCACATTGTAATGTGCATTTCTCGTTTTAGTATAAAGCACGAATTCATCTGCTAATAGTTTAGCAAGCTTGTCTGTGATTTGTTGTCTTACGTCGTCTTTTAAACCAATGTTTGTTTTCATAGTATTTGATTTTAGTTGCTTACAAATTACAAAAAAAGTAGGGATTAATCCCTATTTTGTATGATAAATAAAAGATAAAATAACCTTTTTTAGATAAAAGGATAGTGTTTCTGTAGGATGTAAATAAAAAAAGGACCTGTTTCCAGATCCTTTTCGCATGATTATTTTTTCAATTTATCAGCAGCATTTTCTAACCCTTTTTGAGCCTCTTTTGCTGCATCATTTACATTTTCTTTGGCTTTATCTGCTTTCTCTTTCGCCTCATCTTTCATTTCATTCACTTTGCCTTTCGCTTCATCTAGTGATTTTGCAGCGTCATTTTTCAACTCTTCCGCTTTATCACCAACCTGGTTCACTACTTCTTCTGTTTTATTTTTAGTAGCTTCCCATGCTTTTTGTGCCTCGTCTAGTGTTTTTCTAGCCGCTTCTTCAGCTGCCTTGTCTCCACTTTTTACTGCGTCCTCTACTGCTTTTTTCGCTTCATCAAATTTAAGCTCAGCTTCGGATTTCGCTTCTGTTAATTCTGTTGCTGGAGTAGTCTCTGATTCTACAGCTCCTGACTTCGTGTCTTTACAAGATGTAGCGAACAGTAAACCACCAATAGCTAACGATAATACAATTTTTTTCATAACAAAAATAATTTAAGTTTGACTACAAGTTAGGAAAAATCTAGTTTAAATGAAAATTTTTAACTAAAAACGTATTATTTTTTACTTCTGTTTCTTTTTCTTCAAATCCAATGGACCGTACCCCTTGATATAACGAGAGATGGTTTGTTTTCGCTTGCTAACATAAGGACCAGACTTTACGGGATTATAACGCCT
The window above is part of the Myroides odoratus DSM 2801 genome. Proteins encoded here:
- a CDS encoding Dps family protein, encoding MKTNIGLKDDVRQQITDKLAKLLADEFVLYTKTRNAHYNVEGIDFHSMHLFFQSQYEAIIVDVDAIAERIRHLGHYAPSSLKEYLALTQLSESRDNQGNDSASWIKDLCKDHEAIIIYLRENIDAIDDMHDQGTADFLTGLLEKHEEAAWMLRAHIK